Proteins co-encoded in one Bacillus paramycoides genomic window:
- a CDS encoding serine hydrolase, with the protein MKKTIVCAVIVGIFVLLISGNFLVKKVWSSNNDDAQYIASFIEEHKDEKNSALLVKRNDKVVYSVNPNVVLPVASTMKLIVALEYTKQVTEGKIDPSSFVSINDVNRYYVPNTDGGAQDRWQRYLQKTNKITEGAVSLEEVAKGMVKFSSNANAEYLMEVLGLDNINRNLQSLSLPAHQPLFPIVSSLYIPGYLHKELHVPKYKIEKKLKEMSQEQYREYAMIIHERLKKKGPLLQKEIPLYSEERYDKIWSDRLPAASANDYMVLLQKANHKGGLTEAEEKVWANIVETDMSAKKYRKTFRHAGQKNGYTPWTVTKAVYAMDKRGNCTEIVFLANNLNEDDSAEIRKHLANLHFQVLQSDKYDATFIK; encoded by the coding sequence TTGAAAAAAACTATAGTATGCGCAGTAATTGTGGGTATTTTCGTTTTGCTAATATCGGGTAATTTTTTAGTGAAAAAAGTATGGAGTTCAAATAATGATGATGCGCAGTATATCGCATCCTTTATTGAAGAACATAAAGATGAAAAAAATAGCGCGCTTCTAGTAAAGAGAAATGATAAAGTCGTTTATTCTGTAAATCCCAACGTTGTATTGCCAGTTGCTAGTACGATGAAGTTAATCGTGGCGCTTGAATATACGAAACAAGTTACGGAAGGGAAAATTGATCCGTCTAGTTTCGTTTCCATAAATGATGTGAATCGTTATTACGTACCGAATACAGATGGCGGTGCACAAGATAGATGGCAAAGGTATTTGCAAAAGACAAACAAGATAACAGAAGGAGCAGTTTCTTTAGAAGAAGTAGCAAAAGGAATGGTTAAGTTTAGTTCGAATGCGAATGCTGAATATTTAATGGAAGTGTTAGGGTTAGATAATATTAATCGGAATTTACAAAGTTTATCCCTTCCAGCACATCAGCCGCTATTTCCGATTGTTTCATCTTTGTACATCCCTGGGTACTTGCATAAAGAATTACATGTTCCGAAATATAAAATAGAGAAAAAGTTAAAAGAAATGTCTCAAGAGCAATATCGTGAATATGCGATGATTATTCATGAACGCTTAAAAAAGAAGGGACCATTATTACAGAAGGAAATTCCTCTTTATTCAGAGGAACGTTACGATAAAATTTGGTCAGATCGATTACCAGCAGCTTCTGCAAATGATTATATGGTACTGCTTCAAAAGGCAAATCATAAAGGTGGCCTAACAGAAGCCGAAGAAAAAGTGTGGGCGAATATCGTTGAAACAGATATGAGCGCTAAGAAATATCGTAAAACATTTAGACATGCAGGGCAAAAAAATGGTTATACGCCATGGACAGTTACAAAAGCAGTTTATGCAATGGACAAACGCGGGAACTGTACAGAAATAGTGTTTTTAGCAAATAATTTAAATGAGGACGACAGTGCAGAAATACGTAAACATTTAGCAAACTTACATTTCCAAGTGTTGCAAAGTGATAAGTATGATGCGACTTTTATTAAATAA
- the panF gene encoding sodium/pantothenate symporter, with protein sequence MNWYVIIPMIISFIVVFLIGVYASRRVQATAHNKFLQEYFLGGRELGGLLLAMTMIATYGSASSFIGGPGIAYNMGLGWVLLSAIQVVTGYIVLTVIGKKFAIIARKMEAITLIDYLKGRYNNKAVVILSALCIIIFLFSATVAQWVGGGRLIESLTGLSYTTALFLFTFSVLVYVLIGGFRAVALSDTLLGIIMLVGTTIILIATVIAGGGIEKIMQELVQINPNLITPFGADGSLTKSYVTSFWILIGIGVVGLPQISVRAMSYKNSKAMHQALIIGTIVVGTIMIGMHLTGVFARVVLPGITVPDKVMPLLAMEVLPPWLAGVFLAAPMAAIMSTVNSLLLLVSSSIIKDIYVNYINKDAADSTIRKGSLWITAIVGLLVYAAAIKPPDFLIWLNLFSFGGLEAAFIWPIVLGLYWRKGNAAGALASILVGVGSYMCIHLLYPNPFGIHTVVFPICLAFIAYIIGSMSAMKKTV encoded by the coding sequence ATGAATTGGTATGTAATCATTCCAATGATAATTTCGTTTATCGTTGTATTTTTGATTGGTGTATATGCTTCAAGACGCGTACAAGCGACAGCTCATAATAAATTTTTACAAGAATATTTTCTTGGTGGGCGTGAACTTGGAGGTTTATTATTAGCGATGACAATGATCGCTACGTATGGTAGTGCAAGTAGCTTTATTGGTGGTCCTGGTATTGCATACAATATGGGTCTTGGATGGGTACTACTATCTGCGATTCAAGTTGTAACAGGGTATATCGTATTAACGGTTATCGGTAAAAAGTTTGCAATTATCGCTAGGAAGATGGAAGCCATTACTCTTATCGATTATTTAAAGGGAAGATATAATAATAAAGCAGTTGTTATACTTTCTGCGTTATGTATTATTATCTTCTTATTTTCAGCAACAGTAGCTCAGTGGGTCGGCGGTGGCCGATTAATTGAGTCGTTAACGGGTCTTTCTTATACAACAGCACTATTTTTATTTACTTTTTCTGTACTTGTTTACGTATTAATTGGTGGATTCCGTGCAGTTGCTTTATCAGATACGTTATTAGGTATCATTATGTTAGTTGGGACGACAATTATTTTAATTGCTACTGTCATTGCCGGTGGTGGAATTGAAAAAATTATGCAGGAACTTGTTCAAATCAACCCGAATTTAATTACACCATTCGGAGCAGATGGCAGTTTAACGAAATCATATGTAACATCGTTTTGGATTTTAATTGGAATTGGTGTTGTCGGTTTACCACAAATTAGCGTGCGTGCTATGTCTTATAAAAATTCAAAAGCGATGCATCAAGCGCTTATAATTGGAACGATTGTTGTAGGTACAATTATGATTGGTATGCATTTAACGGGTGTGTTCGCAAGAGTTGTACTTCCAGGCATTACGGTACCAGATAAAGTAATGCCGCTACTCGCGATGGAAGTATTACCACCTTGGTTAGCTGGAGTTTTCTTAGCTGCACCAATGGCAGCAATTATGTCTACAGTAAACTCGCTACTATTACTTGTAAGTTCATCAATTATTAAAGACATATACGTAAATTACATAAATAAAGATGCCGCAGACAGTACGATTAGAAAAGGAAGTTTATGGATTACTGCTATCGTAGGACTGCTCGTTTATGCAGCAGCGATTAAACCGCCAGATTTTTTAATATGGTTAAATTTATTTTCTTTCGGTGGATTAGAAGCAGCATTCATTTGGCCAATTGTATTAGGGTTGTATTGGAGGAAAGGAAATGCAGCAGGGGCACTCGCTTCTATTTTAGTTGGAGTAGGCTCATATATGTGTATTCATCTTCTCTACCCAAATCCGTTCGGTATACATACAGTTGTCTTCCCGATTTGCTTAGCTTTTATCGCTTATATCATTGGAAGTATGAGTGCTATGAAAAAAACAGTATAG
- a CDS encoding YhdT family protein, producing the protein MKNYHDDPRFRIAHREALIGLGLAIINFIIWYGFAYGLGSKNPSEYTYVFGFPAWFFYSCIVGFIVMVILLSLVVRFVFQDISLDEEEKSEE; encoded by the coding sequence ATGAAGAATTATCATGATGATCCACGCTTTCGAATTGCCCATAGAGAAGCGTTAATTGGTCTTGGACTTGCTATTATCAATTTTATAATATGGTACGGATTTGCTTATGGGCTTGGTAGTAAAAATCCAAGTGAATATACATATGTATTCGGTTTTCCAGCATGGTTTTTTTATAGCTGTATCGTTGGATTTATCGTTATGGTTATTTTACTTAGTTTAGTTGTTCGTTTTGTATTTCAAGATATTTCACTCGATGAGGAAGAAAAAAGTGAGGAATAA
- a CDS encoding terpene cyclase/mutase family protein: protein MLLYEKVHEEIAGRTTALQTMQQRDGTWRFCFEGAPLTDCHMIFLLKLLGRDKEIEPFVKRLASLQTNEGTWKLYEDEVGGNLSATIQSYAALLASKKYTKEDANMRRAEMFIKERGGVARAHFMTKFLLAIHGEYEYPSLFHLPTPIMFLQNDSPLSIFELSSSARIHLIPMMLCLNKRFQVGKKLLPNLNHIAGGGGEWFREDRSPLFQTLLSDVKQIISYPLSLHHKGYEEVERFMKERIDENGTLYSYATASFYMIYALLALGHSLQSSMIQKAITGITSYIWKMERGNHLQNSPSTVWDTALLSYTLQEAHVPKDNKMIQQTITYLLKKQHTKKADWSVHAPALTPGGWGFSDVSTTIPDVDDTTAVLRALARSRGNENIDNAWKKGVNWIKGLQNNDGGWGAFEKGVTSKLLANLPIENASDMITDPSTPDITGRVLELFGTYTQNELPEKQKQSAINWLMNVQEKNGSWYGKWGICYIYGTWAVMTGLRSLGISSSNPSLKRAALWLEHIQHEDGGWGESCQSSVEKRFVTLPFSTPSQTAWALDALISYYDKETPTIRKGISYLLANPYVNGKYPTGTGLPGGFYIHYHSYAQIYPLLTLAHYIKKYRK from the coding sequence TTGTTATTATATGAAAAAGTGCATGAAGAAATAGCGGGGCGAACAACGGCCCTTCAAACGATGCAACAGCGAGATGGAACGTGGCGGTTTTGTTTTGAAGGGGCACCATTAACAGATTGCCATATGATTTTTTTATTAAAATTATTAGGTAGAGATAAAGAGATAGAACCGTTTGTAAAAAGGTTAGCATCACTCCAAACAAATGAAGGAACATGGAAATTGTATGAAGATGAAGTTGGAGGGAATTTATCTGCTACAATTCAATCTTATGCGGCCCTGCTAGCATCGAAAAAATATACAAAAGAAGATGCGAATATGAGGCGGGCCGAAATGTTTATTAAGGAACGTGGAGGCGTAGCGCGTGCTCATTTTATGACGAAGTTTTTGTTAGCAATTCATGGAGAGTATGAATATCCTTCACTCTTTCATTTGCCAACACCAATCATGTTTCTCCAAAATGATTCCCCTCTCAGTATATTTGAATTGAGTAGCTCAGCACGTATCCATTTAATTCCGATGATGCTTTGTTTAAATAAAAGATTTCAAGTAGGGAAAAAGTTATTGCCAAATTTAAATCACATTGCCGGCGGGGGCGGAGAATGGTTTCGGGAGGATCGGTCTCCGTTGTTTCAAACATTATTAAGTGATGTAAAGCAAATTATATCGTATCCTCTTTCGTTACATCATAAAGGATATGAGGAAGTTGAACGTTTTATGAAAGAGCGTATTGATGAAAATGGAACGTTATATAGTTACGCAACTGCCTCGTTTTATATGATTTATGCTTTACTCGCATTAGGACATTCTCTTCAATCATCAATGATTCAAAAGGCCATAACGGGGATAACATCTTATATATGGAAGATGGAAAGAGGGAATCATTTGCAAAACTCGCCTTCAACTGTATGGGATACGGCTTTACTCAGCTATACGTTACAAGAGGCACACGTTCCGAAAGATAACAAGATGATTCAACAGACAATAACATATTTATTAAAAAAACAGCATACAAAAAAAGCTGATTGGAGCGTACATGCTCCCGCGCTGACTCCTGGTGGTTGGGGTTTTTCGGATGTGAGTACGACAATTCCAGATGTCGATGATACAACAGCTGTGCTAAGAGCGTTGGCAAGAAGTAGAGGAAACGAAAATATAGACAATGCATGGAAGAAAGGGGTCAATTGGATTAAAGGATTACAAAATAATGATGGTGGCTGGGGAGCGTTTGAAAAAGGCGTAACGAGCAAATTATTAGCAAATTTACCAATCGAAAACGCAAGCGACATGATTACAGATCCTTCTACACCAGATATTACAGGGAGAGTGTTAGAACTTTTCGGGACATATACGCAAAATGAATTACCTGAGAAACAAAAACAAAGTGCGATAAATTGGTTAATGAATGTACAAGAGAAAAATGGATCCTGGTATGGGAAATGGGGGATTTGTTATATATATGGTACGTGGGCTGTTATGACTGGTTTACGGTCACTCGGAATTTCATCTAGCAATCCATCATTGAAACGAGCAGCTTTATGGCTTGAACATATACAGCATGAAGATGGTGGGTGGGGAGAATCATGCCAAAGTAGTGTGGAGAAAAGATTCGTTACTTTACCATTTAGTACACCATCTCAAACAGCATGGGCGTTAGATGCTCTCATTTCTTACTATGATAAAGAAACACCAACTATTCGAAAAGGTATTTCATATTTGCTTGCCAATCCTTATGTGAATGGAAAATATCCTACTGGAACAGGTTTACCAGGTGGGTTTTATATTCATTATCATAGCTATGCTCAAATTTATCCGCTACTTACTTTGGCACATTATATAAAAAAATATCGAAAATAA
- a CDS encoding divergent PAP2 family protein: METILHNDPLMAAVISWFLAQLTKVVFKLVKTGEFDFAKFFASGGMPSSHASTVTALATGVGVVEGVESSMFAIAAIFAIIVMYDASGVRLAVSKQAKILNEFFHGRQTEYKKLNELVGHTPYEVVVGALVGIIVGVGYCL; encoded by the coding sequence GTGGAAACAATTTTACATAATGATCCGCTTATGGCCGCTGTAATTTCATGGTTTTTAGCACAATTAACGAAAGTAGTCTTTAAATTGGTTAAAACGGGTGAATTTGATTTTGCAAAGTTTTTCGCTTCAGGTGGGATGCCAAGTTCTCATGCTTCAACTGTTACAGCACTCGCGACAGGTGTTGGCGTTGTGGAAGGCGTGGAAAGTTCCATGTTTGCGATTGCTGCTATTTTTGCCATTATTGTTATGTATGACGCCTCAGGAGTAAGGCTTGCGGTAAGTAAACAAGCAAAAATTTTGAATGAGTTTTTTCACGGTAGACAAACAGAGTATAAGAAATTAAATGAACTTGTTGGGCATACACCGTATGAAGTAGTAGTTGGTGCTTTAGTAGGGATAATTGTCGGAGTGGGATATTGTTTATGA
- the rarD gene encoding EamA family transporter RarD → MGSQSAQQKKGIIYAAGAYTMWGILPIYWKWVEEVPADEILAHRIVWAFVFMLLVLGVTKRFRQFIGEFVNLFKRPKLLMSLTIASVLISGNWFVYIWAVNHNHVIEASLGYYINPLISILLGTVVLKEKLNFWQYVAVGLAGVGVIILTVRFGSIPWVSLSLAFSFGLYGLTKKLLNYDATIGLTMETMLVTPFAIIYLIMTGAHGFGSFGSISMLSTLLLIGAGIVTALPLFYFAKGAQLIPLYMVGFLQYIAPTISLILGVFVFGEHFTSTHMIAFFCIWVALFVFSVAKTKFLVQKQPKFIKNKSAKVS, encoded by the coding sequence ATGGGGAGTCAATCAGCACAGCAAAAAAAAGGGATTATATATGCGGCTGGTGCTTATACGATGTGGGGAATCCTACCAATCTATTGGAAATGGGTTGAGGAAGTTCCTGCAGATGAAATATTAGCACACCGCATCGTTTGGGCGTTCGTTTTTATGTTACTAGTATTAGGTGTTACGAAAAGGTTTCGCCAGTTTATTGGGGAGTTCGTGAATCTTTTTAAACGACCTAAATTATTAATGTCATTAACAATAGCTTCGGTTTTGATTAGCGGAAACTGGTTTGTTTACATATGGGCCGTGAATCATAATCATGTCATTGAAGCAAGTCTTGGGTATTATATTAATCCGCTTATTAGTATTTTACTTGGTACAGTCGTTTTAAAGGAAAAGTTAAACTTTTGGCAATATGTTGCAGTTGGTTTAGCTGGAGTAGGAGTTATTATTTTAACGGTACGTTTCGGATCTATACCGTGGGTTTCTTTATCGCTCGCCTTTTCATTTGGATTATACGGATTAACGAAAAAATTGTTAAACTATGATGCGACAATTGGGCTTACGATGGAAACGATGTTAGTGACGCCGTTTGCAATTATTTATCTTATTATGACTGGAGCACATGGCTTCGGTTCATTTGGATCTATTTCCATGTTATCGACGTTACTATTAATAGGAGCGGGCATTGTTACTGCTTTACCACTTTTTTATTTTGCGAAAGGAGCGCAACTTATTCCACTTTATATGGTCGGATTTTTACAATATATTGCGCCAACGATTAGTTTAATTTTAGGTGTATTCGTATTTGGTGAACATTTCACCTCTACTCATATGATTGCATTTTTCTGTATATGGGTTGCATTATTTGTATTCTCGGTAGCGAAAACAAAGTTCTTAGTGCAGAAACAACCGAAATTTATAAAAAATAAATCAGCAAAAGTATCATAA
- a CDS encoding IS3 family transposase (programmed frameshift): protein MSKIIFNEIQMKQLEKNKNVVKASERSISYCPDFKVRAVKENQQGKGPSQIFLENGFDLAVIGEEKPKQCLKRWRRTFEQFGEEGFYTERRGKGSTGRPSEKSLSSDEKLKKAEARIAFLEAELTFLKKFRRTRKAGVTEEALTPRETYTLIEQTIRRFQLPRMVRYLCTLAGVSRSGYYAWLHQTEKHLEKERNDETDYEWIQEIFNRKRKTCGGRSIKMVLEKTKGICMNLKPIYRIMRKYNLVTKIRRANPYKHIAKATQEHKTCPNLLKRQFNQEEPEKSMLTDITYLFYGKGKKAYLSCVKDSTTREILAYHVSSSLQMDIVYQTLNNLKERLGESIHSEALLHSDQGIHYTHPEFQKRVREMGIRQSMSRRGNCLDNAPMESFFGHMKDELDYKDCQTFESLELNIREYMKEYNYNRYQWTLKKMAPIEYRNHLLSA, encoded by the exons ATGAGTAAAATTATTTTTAATGAGATTCAAATGAAGCAGCTGGAAAAAAATAAAAATGTAGTAAAAGCGTCGGAACGTTCGATTAGCTATTGTCCAGATTTCAAAGTAAGAGCGGTAAAAGAAAATCAACAAGGAAAAGGTCCTAGCCAAATCTTTTTAGAGAATGGGTTTGACTTAGCTGTGATTGGTGAGGAGAAACCAAAACAATGCTTGAAACGTTGGCGAAGAACCTTTGAACAATTTGGTGAAGAAGGATTTTATACAGAACGCCGCGGGAAAGGAAGCACGGGACGTCCTTCGGAAAAATCTCTCTCTTCCGATGAAAAATTAAAGAAAGCGGAAGCGCGTATTGCGTTCTTAGAAGCGGAATTGACATTCCTAAAAAAGT TTAGAAGAACTCGAAAGGCAGGCGTTACAGAAGAAGCGTTAACACCACGAGAAACATACACACTGATTGAACAAACCATACGTCGATTCCAATTGCCACGTATGGTGCGTTATCTTTGCACACTGGCTGGGGTAAGTCGGAGTGGATACTATGCGTGGCTTCATCAGACAGAGAAACATCTAGAAAAAGAACGCAATGATGAAACAGATTATGAATGGATCCAAGAAATTTTCAATCGAAAAAGGAAAACATGTGGTGGTCGTTCTATCAAAATGGTGTTGGAAAAGACAAAAGGAATTTGTATGAACCTCAAACCTATTTACCGTATTATGCGTAAATATAATCTTGTGACAAAGATTCGCCGAGCGAATCCTTATAAACACATCGCAAAGGCGACACAAGAACATAAAACATGTCCGAACCTTTTAAAACGCCAATTCAATCAAGAAGAGCCTGAAAAAAGTATGTTAACGGATATTACCTATTTATTTTATGGAAAAGGAAAGAAGGCTTATTTATCATGTGTAAAAGACAGCACAACACGAGAAATTTTAGCCTATCATGTCTCCTCTTCTTTACAAATGGATATCGTCTATCAAACATTAAATAACTTGAAAGAGAGATTAGGAGAAAGCATCCATTCTGAAGCGCTTCTACATTCAGACCAAGGTATTCATTACACACACCCTGAATTTCAGAAACGCGTAAGGGAAATGGGAATCAGACAATCTATGTCCCGTAGGGGCAATTGTTTAGACAATGCACCAATGGAATCCTTTTTTGGTCATATGAAAGATGAATTAGATTATAAAGATTGTCAAACCTTTGAATCCCTCGAGCTCAACATAAGGGAATATATGAAGGAGTATAATTATAATCGTTATCAGTGGACATTAAAAAAGATGGCTCCGATTGAATATCGGAACCACCTTTTAAGTGCTTGA
- a CDS encoding YfhD family protein, whose protein sequence is MNKKNFKQNKATDGIDVEFSRELADHNDLEANARANAADARQKRQSTEK, encoded by the coding sequence ATGAATAAAAAAAATTTCAAACAAAACAAAGCTACTGATGGCATTGATGTTGAGTTCTCTCGTGAACTCGCTGACCACAATGACTTAGAAGCGAACGCACGTGCAAATGCCGCTGATGCACGTCAAAAACGCCAGTCTACAGAAAAATAA
- the dhaS gene encoding aldehyde dehydrogenase DhaS: MSQLAVNLHEKVEKFLQGTKKLYVNGSFIESASGKTFKTPNPATGETLAVVSEAGREDIHKAVVAARMAFDEGPWSRMSTAERSRLMYKLADLMEEHKEELAQLETLDNGKPIRETMAADIPLAIEHMRYYAGWATKIVGQTIPVSGDFFNYTRHEAVGVVGQIIPWNFPLLMAMWKMGAALATGCTIVLKPAEQTPLSALYLAELIEEAGFPKGVINIVPGFGESAGQALVNHPLVDKIAFTGSTPVGKQIMRQASETLKRVTLELGGKSPNIILPDADLSRAIPGALSGVMFNQGQVCSAGSRLFVPKKMYDNVMADLVLYSKKLNQGAGLSPETTIGPLVSEEQQKRVMGYIEKGIEEGAEVLCGGSNPFDKGYFVSPTVFADVNDEMTIAKEEIFGPVISAIPFNDIDEVIERANKSQFGLAAGVWTENVKTAHYVASKVRAGTVWVNCYNVFDAASPFGGFKQSGLGREMGSYALNNYTEVKSVWLNLN, encoded by the coding sequence ATGAGTCAACTAGCTGTAAATCTTCATGAAAAGGTAGAAAAGTTTCTTCAAGGTACAAAAAAATTATATGTGAATGGATCCTTCATTGAAAGCGCTTCCGGAAAGACGTTTAAAACACCTAACCCAGCAACTGGCGAAACACTTGCCGTCGTTTCTGAAGCTGGTCGCGAAGATATTCATAAAGCTGTCGTCGCAGCTCGCATGGCTTTTGACGAAGGTCCTTGGTCACGTATGAGCACTGCTGAGCGCAGCCGTCTTATGTACAAACTAGCTGATTTAATGGAAGAACATAAAGAAGAGCTTGCACAGCTCGAAACGTTAGATAACGGAAAGCCAATCCGTGAAACAATGGCAGCAGACATACCACTTGCAATTGAGCATATGCGCTATTATGCTGGCTGGGCAACGAAAATCGTTGGTCAAACAATCCCTGTTTCTGGTGATTTCTTTAACTATACACGCCATGAAGCTGTTGGTGTCGTTGGTCAAATCATCCCTTGGAACTTCCCACTTCTTATGGCAATGTGGAAAATGGGAGCAGCGCTTGCTACAGGATGTACAATCGTTTTAAAACCTGCAGAACAAACTCCACTATCCGCTCTATACTTAGCTGAATTAATTGAAGAAGCTGGATTCCCGAAAGGTGTTATTAATATTGTTCCTGGATTCGGTGAATCAGCTGGACAAGCACTTGTTAATCATCCACTCGTTGATAAAATTGCATTTACTGGTTCTACTCCAGTCGGTAAGCAAATTATGCGCCAAGCATCTGAAACATTAAAACGCGTTACACTTGAGTTAGGCGGTAAATCACCAAATATCATCTTGCCAGATGCTGATTTATCTCGCGCGATTCCTGGTGCACTTTCTGGTGTTATGTTTAACCAAGGACAAGTATGCTCTGCTGGATCACGCTTATTTGTTCCGAAGAAAATGTATGATAATGTCATGGCTGACCTTGTTCTTTACTCTAAAAAATTAAATCAAGGTGCTGGCTTAAGTCCAGAAACTACAATTGGTCCTCTCGTTTCTGAAGAACAACAAAAACGTGTAATGGGCTACATTGAAAAAGGAATTGAAGAAGGTGCTGAAGTACTTTGCGGAGGAAGTAATCCATTCGATAAAGGCTACTTCGTTTCCCCTACTGTATTCGCTGACGTTAATGATGAAATGACGATCGCAAAAGAAGAAATTTTCGGCCCAGTTATTTCTGCAATACCTTTTAACGATATTGATGAGGTAATCGAACGTGCAAATAAATCACAATTCGGCTTAGCAGCTGGTGTGTGGACAGAAAATGTTAAAACAGCACACTACGTTGCAAGTAAAGTACGTGCTGGTACTGTATGGGTAAACTGTTATAACGTCTTTGATGCAGCATCTCCATTTGGAGGATTTAAACAATCCGGTCTTGGCCGTGAAATGGGATCTTACGCATTAAATAACTATACAGAAGTGAAGAGCGTTTGGCTCAACTTAAACTAA
- a CDS encoding nucleoside hydrolase, which yields MRSMKKVLFLGDPGIDDSLAIMYGLLHPDIDIVGVVTGYGNVTQEKATSNAAYLLQLAGREDIPIINGAKIPLSGDITTYYPEIHGAEGLGPIRPPKNLSPNIKPFCVFFDILEKYKGELIIVDAGRSTTLATAFILQKPMMKYVKEYYIMGGSFLMPGNVTPVAEANFHGDPIASQLVMQNAKNVTLVPLNVTSEAIITPEMVNYITKHSKTNFNKLIEPIFTYYYKAYRKLNPKIKGSPVHDVVTMMVAANPSILDYVYRRVDIDTVGIAKGESIADFRPQPDAKALKNWVRIGWSLHYKKFLEDFVKIMT from the coding sequence TTGAGGTCGATGAAAAAAGTATTATTTTTAGGAGACCCGGGAATTGATGACTCTTTAGCAATTATGTATGGATTGTTGCATCCTGATATTGATATTGTCGGCGTAGTAACGGGATATGGAAATGTAACGCAAGAAAAGGCGACGAGTAATGCAGCATATTTATTACAGTTAGCAGGAAGGGAAGATATACCGATTATTAATGGTGCTAAGATTCCTTTATCTGGAGATATTACAACATACTATCCGGAAATTCACGGGGCAGAAGGTTTAGGACCAATTCGTCCTCCGAAAAATCTTTCTCCGAATATAAAGCCTTTTTGTGTGTTTTTTGATATTCTTGAAAAATATAAAGGAGAATTAATCATTGTTGACGCTGGCAGGTCAACGACACTCGCAACAGCGTTTATTTTGCAAAAGCCGATGATGAAGTATGTGAAAGAATATTATATAATGGGCGGTTCTTTCTTAATGCCTGGAAATGTTACACCAGTTGCAGAGGCGAATTTTCATGGTGATCCCATTGCTTCACAATTAGTGATGCAAAACGCCAAGAATGTGACATTAGTGCCACTTAACGTTACATCTGAAGCAATTATTACGCCAGAGATGGTGAATTACATTACGAAACATTCTAAAACGAATTTTAATAAATTAATTGAACCTATTTTTACGTATTATTATAAAGCTTATAGAAAGCTAAATCCGAAAATAAAAGGAAGTCCAGTGCATGACGTTGTCACAATGATGGTTGCGGCAAATCCGTCTATTTTAGACTATGTATACCGCCGTGTCGATATAGATACAGTAGGGATTGCAAAAGGTGAAAGTATTGCTGATTTTCGTCCTCAACCTGATGCAAAAGCTTTAAAGAATTGGGTTCGAATTGGTTGGTCATTGCATTATAAAAAATTTCTCGAAGACTTCGTCAAAATTATGACGTAG
- the fabG gene encoding 3-oxoacyl-ACP reductase FabG, producing MEFLNGKTAVVTGAAQGIGKEIARVYAKLGAKVLISDVNEEKLQKTTREFSDEGYEVSLYRCDVGNQNEAKSLIEYAVQKFGTLHILVNNAGITRDAMLHKMEKSAWEQVMQVNLTGVFYCMQPALLYMRQQGYGRIINISSISREGNIGQANYAATKAGVVGLTKTAAKEVGSFGITCNAICPGFMDTDMTKTIPDKVKEKMVGAIPVGRIGTPEDIANAAAFLASEYASYITGEVLNVSGGLQV from the coding sequence ATGGAGTTTTTAAATGGGAAAACAGCTGTTGTAACAGGAGCTGCACAGGGAATTGGAAAAGAGATTGCAAGGGTTTATGCAAAACTAGGGGCGAAAGTATTGATTAGTGATGTAAATGAAGAGAAGTTACAAAAAACGACACGTGAGTTTTCGGATGAAGGATATGAAGTGAGCTTATATCGATGTGATGTGGGTAATCAAAATGAAGCGAAGTCGTTAATTGAATATGCGGTTCAAAAATTCGGAACATTACATATTTTAGTGAATAACGCTGGGATTACAAGAGATGCAATGTTACATAAAATGGAGAAATCTGCTTGGGAACAAGTAATGCAAGTAAACTTAACTGGTGTTTTTTATTGTATGCAACCAGCTCTCCTTTACATGAGACAACAAGGGTATGGACGCATTATTAATATATCTTCAATTAGTAGAGAAGGAAACATAGGTCAAGCAAACTATGCAGCTACGAAGGCAGGCGTTGTAGGTTTAACGAAAACGGCAGCGAAAGAAGTTGGAAGTTTCGGTATTACGTGTAATGCGATTTGTCCAGGATTTATGGATACAGATATGACAAAAACGATACCAGATAAAGTGAAAGAAAAGATGGTCGGCGCAATTCCAGTTGGTAGAATCGGAACGCCAGAAGATATTGCGAACGCAGCTGCCTTTTTAGCATCAGAATACGCATCCTATATTACAGGAGAAGTATTGAATGTGAGCGGGGGACTGCAAGTTTAA